A part of Bacillus thuringiensis genomic DNA contains:
- a CDS encoding aspartate/glutamate racemase family protein produces the protein MKVIGLIGGLSWESTSLYYKHINTLTLSQYDQNAKLVLYSMDFGEVTTLLQNHQYEEVKNELVTVAKKVEKSGAECLLMCSNTVHLFAEDVEQAISIPLLHIGDVSAKKMVEQNIKRIGLLGTKQTMEQDFYKSRLANYNIETIIPNKEERNFIHHVILNELSKGIISETSKEKLLQITKSLIQNGAEGILLGCTEIPLLISQNDLTVPVFDTAFLHANTAVQFAG, from the coding sequence ATGAAAGTAATCGGTTTAATTGGTGGACTAAGTTGGGAATCTACATCGTTATACTATAAACATATTAATACACTTACACTCTCTCAATACGATCAAAATGCGAAGCTTGTTTTATATAGTATGGACTTTGGTGAAGTAACTACTTTATTACAAAACCATCAATATGAAGAAGTGAAAAACGAGTTAGTCACAGTTGCCAAAAAGGTTGAAAAATCGGGAGCTGAATGTTTATTAATGTGTTCCAATACGGTCCATTTATTTGCTGAAGACGTAGAACAGGCAATATCAATACCGCTCCTTCACATCGGTGATGTAAGTGCAAAGAAAATGGTAGAACAGAATATAAAACGTATTGGACTATTAGGAACGAAACAAACGATGGAACAAGACTTCTATAAATCACGTCTAGCGAATTATAATATTGAGACAATCATTCCAAATAAAGAGGAAAGAAATTTTATTCATCATGTTATTTTAAATGAATTAAGTAAAGGAATTATTTCAGAAACATCTAAAGAAAAGCTATTACAAATTACAAAATCATTAATTCAAAATGGTGCAGAAGGCATATTACTAGGATGTACTGAAATTCCTTTGCTTATTTCTCAAAACGACCTTACTGTACCTGTTTTTGATACTGCTTTTTTACATGCAAATACTGCTGTGCAATTTGCAGGATAA
- a CDS encoding ABC transporter ATP-binding protein has protein sequence MQPIISFEQFSFQYEHAAQPTVKDITFHIYPGEKVLIAGRSGSGKSTLAHCINGLIPFSYGGISTGNILIAGKDPRKGSIFEQSKQIGTILQDQDAQFIGLTVEEDVAFYLENECVNQNTMKKIVSDSLKKVKMHSFHKQSPHVLSGGQKQTVSLAGLLTTNADILLFDEPLANLDPVSSVHTIELIKDIHKQYNKTIVIIEHRIEEMLNLDLDKIILMDEGEIVAIGTPEEILTSNILPSIGLREPMYIEGLKRLPFDSNNAVIYPLENLQRESVSSAINEWMEKQIFCKSTPTDKELLKVENLSFSYPNKQKVLDNVNFSIKEGEIIALLGHNGAGKSTLAHSLIGINKTKNDRIIFDGVNINSWSIRKRGEVISYVMQNPNHMITQPTVIEEVSFTLKLKKVSKEEIKLRTEETLKICGLYPFRNWPIQALSYGQKKRVTIASVLTTNPKLIILDEPTAGQDYYHYKQFMSFIKKLAAKGISFILITHDMNLALEYADRAIVLHEGEIIANNTSSIVLGHSETLQRAKLRESSLFKLVKFSGVAYPERFIELYFEVTRREENV, from the coding sequence ATGCAACCAATTATTTCTTTTGAACAATTCAGCTTTCAATATGAGCATGCGGCGCAGCCTACTGTAAAAGACATTACTTTTCATATATATCCTGGGGAAAAAGTATTAATTGCTGGACGTAGTGGTTCAGGGAAGTCAACGTTAGCTCATTGTATCAATGGGCTAATCCCGTTTTCTTATGGGGGGATTAGTACTGGTAATATTTTAATTGCCGGAAAAGACCCAAGGAAAGGGAGTATTTTTGAACAGAGTAAACAGATAGGAACAATTTTGCAAGATCAAGATGCTCAATTTATTGGTCTTACAGTAGAAGAAGATGTAGCTTTTTATTTAGAAAATGAATGTGTAAATCAAAACACTATGAAAAAAATTGTTTCAGACTCATTAAAAAAGGTAAAGATGCATTCTTTTCATAAACAAAGTCCACATGTATTATCAGGGGGGCAAAAACAAACTGTTTCTCTAGCAGGGTTGTTAACAACAAATGCCGATATATTATTATTTGATGAACCTTTAGCGAATTTAGATCCTGTAAGTAGCGTACATACAATAGAACTTATTAAAGATATACACAAACAATATAATAAAACAATTGTAATTATTGAACACCGAATAGAAGAAATGTTAAATCTGGATTTAGATAAAATCATTTTAATGGATGAAGGGGAAATTGTTGCGATAGGCACTCCAGAAGAGATTTTAACGTCAAATATATTACCATCTATCGGCTTAAGAGAACCTATGTACATAGAAGGATTAAAGAGATTACCTTTTGATAGTAATAATGCCGTAATATATCCACTTGAAAATCTTCAAAGAGAAAGTGTAAGTAGCGCAATAAATGAGTGGATGGAGAAGCAAATTTTTTGTAAAAGCACTCCTACAGACAAAGAATTATTGAAAGTAGAAAATTTGTCGTTCTCCTATCCTAATAAACAAAAAGTATTAGACAATGTAAATTTCTCAATAAAAGAAGGGGAAATTATAGCACTTTTAGGTCATAATGGAGCTGGAAAATCAACATTAGCTCATAGTCTTATAGGTATAAACAAAACAAAAAATGATAGGATTATATTTGACGGGGTAAATATTAATTCTTGGTCTATTCGTAAACGTGGTGAAGTCATATCTTATGTGATGCAAAATCCAAATCATATGATTACGCAACCTACTGTTATAGAAGAGGTTTCATTCACATTAAAATTAAAAAAGGTTTCAAAGGAAGAAATTAAGCTTAGAACGGAAGAAACGTTAAAAATTTGTGGTTTGTATCCATTTAGAAACTGGCCAATCCAGGCATTAAGTTATGGACAAAAAAAGAGAGTAACGATCGCATCTGTACTAACAACAAATCCGAAACTGATCATTTTAGATGAACCGACAGCGGGACAAGATTATTATCATTATAAACAGTTTATGTCGTTTATTAAAAAACTAGCTGCAAAGGGAATATCTTTTATTCTTATCACACACGATATGAATCTCGCATTAGAATATGCAGACAGAGCAATTGTTTTACATGAAGGGGAAATTATTGCGAATAATACCTCGTCTATCGTATTAGGACATTCAGAAACGTTACAAAGAGCGAAACTTAGGGAAAGTTCTTTATTCAAGCTAGTTAAATTTAGTGGGGTTGCATACCCTGAAAGGTTTATAGAACTTTATTTTGAGGTTACTAGGAGGGAGGAAAATGTATAG
- a CDS encoding response regulator transcription factor: MQHILIIEDEESLADFLELELKYEGYKVDIQFDGRKGLEAALETNYDLILLDLMLPGLNGLEVCRRLRATKNTPIIMLTARDSIMDRVTGLDSGADDYLPKPFAIEELLARMRVIFRREEHIENKHVSSLTFKDLQLQIESRTITKGNEEIELTNKEFELLLMFMKNINRVLTRDVLLDQVWGYDALVETNIVDVYVRYLRNKLHSVDKEEYIQTVRGAGYIMK, translated from the coding sequence TTGCAACACATATTAATTATTGAGGATGAGGAAAGTTTAGCTGATTTTTTAGAATTAGAATTAAAGTATGAAGGATATAAAGTAGACATACAGTTTGATGGAAGAAAGGGATTAGAGGCCGCACTTGAAACAAATTATGATCTTATTTTACTTGATTTAATGCTACCTGGATTAAATGGACTAGAAGTGTGTCGTAGATTAAGGGCAACTAAAAATACACCTATTATTATGCTGACTGCACGCGATAGTATTATGGACCGCGTGACAGGATTAGATAGCGGAGCTGATGATTATCTTCCGAAACCATTTGCAATTGAAGAGTTGTTAGCACGTATGAGAGTTATATTTAGACGAGAAGAACATATAGAAAACAAACATGTTTCATCTCTTACGTTCAAAGATTTACAGCTCCAGATTGAATCGCGAACGATTACGAAAGGAAATGAAGAAATCGAATTAACAAATAAAGAATTTGAACTATTACTGATGTTTATGAAAAATATTAATAGAGTACTTACCCGTGATGTTTTATTGGATCAAGTATGGGGATATGATGCATTGGTTGAGACAAATATTGTAGATGTATATGTTCGTTATTTACGTAACAAGTTACATAGTGTGGATAAGGAGGAATATATCCAAACGGTCCGCGGTGCTGGATATATAATGAAATGA
- a CDS encoding peptidoglycan D,D-transpeptidase FtsI family protein encodes MKKQEGKTGRAIPTRLNILFLCVFLLFSTMIIKLGKVQIIDSETYKNEVKKRENATVSLSVPRGKIFDREGNPVVDNKSLRTITYTKMKGVKSEDILQTARQLADIIEMPQEDIDKLTETDKKDFWMQLNPTLTEELVSKKEINKFKDKDITGKNLDKKIEELKRKRVTDKNLQELTDKDIKVLAIKSKMTSGYQMAPQIIKKDVSEKEFTIISEGLANFPGVDVSVDWERVYVNDGLFRSVLGNVSNSDEGLPSERLDYYLVRDYSRNDRIGKSYIEQQYEDVLHGTKKEVRSVADKQGTTIRTETISEGKSGKNLTLTIDMELQKKVEESIEKILKAYKGSESMLDRAFVVMMNPKNGQVLSMAGKRLVEKDGKTEVEDYALGTMTSSYELGSTVKGATVLTGFETKAISPGTNFYDAPMKFKGTKEKKSWKNFGDIDDLRALQVSSNVYMFNIALKIAGVDYVKNSSLNIKQEYFDKMRYYFRQFGLGVPTGIDLPNETAGQIGKKDNQPGFLLDYSIGQYDTYTPLQLVQYISTIANGGYRMKPQIVQEVREQTSQKDEIGKVVHAVEPIVLNKIDMKEEYINQVKEGFRKVFQEGDGTGVRAFQKASYKPAGKTGTAQTVYGGESDIGRNEKGERRECYNLTLAGYAPYDNPEVAFSVVVPWVINDKSGINSDIGKEVLDAYFELKTNRLSGEVSKVEN; translated from the coding sequence GTGAAAAAGCAAGAAGGGAAAACAGGTAGAGCAATACCGACGCGGTTAAATATTTTATTTCTTTGTGTATTTTTATTGTTTTCTACAATGATTATAAAGTTAGGGAAAGTACAAATTATCGATAGTGAGACCTATAAAAATGAAGTGAAAAAGAGAGAAAATGCAACTGTGAGTCTTTCCGTCCCGCGCGGGAAAATATTTGATCGCGAAGGGAATCCAGTTGTTGACAATAAATCTTTACGCACAATCACGTACACGAAGATGAAAGGCGTAAAATCAGAAGATATATTACAAACTGCAAGACAACTTGCAGACATAATTGAAATGCCACAAGAAGATATAGATAAACTAACTGAGACGGATAAGAAAGATTTTTGGATGCAATTAAATCCGACACTAACCGAAGAATTAGTATCTAAAAAAGAAATAAATAAGTTCAAAGATAAAGATATTACCGGGAAAAATCTAGATAAAAAAATAGAAGAGTTAAAAAGAAAACGAGTTACAGATAAGAATCTTCAGGAATTAACAGATAAAGATATAAAAGTATTAGCTATTAAAAGTAAGATGACTTCTGGTTATCAAATGGCTCCTCAAATTATTAAAAAAGATGTTAGTGAAAAGGAATTTACTATAATTAGTGAAGGTTTAGCGAATTTCCCAGGTGTAGATGTATCGGTTGATTGGGAGAGAGTGTATGTAAATGATGGATTATTCCGATCCGTTCTTGGAAATGTTTCTAATTCCGATGAAGGGTTACCAAGTGAACGATTAGATTATTACTTGGTACGTGATTATAGCCGAAATGATAGGATTGGAAAAAGTTACATCGAGCAGCAATACGAAGATGTACTTCATGGTACAAAAAAAGAAGTAAGAAGCGTTGCCGATAAACAAGGTACTACAATTAGAACGGAAACAATTTCTGAGGGAAAGAGCGGTAAGAACTTAACTTTAACAATAGATATGGAGCTGCAGAAAAAAGTAGAAGAAAGTATAGAAAAAATATTAAAGGCATATAAAGGATCAGAATCCATGTTGGACCGTGCTTTCGTTGTAATGATGAATCCGAAAAACGGACAAGTATTATCAATGGCCGGGAAAAGACTTGTAGAAAAAGACGGGAAAACAGAAGTTGAAGACTATGCATTAGGTACAATGACTAGTTCATATGAGCTGGGATCAACAGTGAAAGGTGCGACAGTTTTAACTGGATTTGAAACGAAAGCGATATCACCAGGTACTAATTTTTATGATGCACCTATGAAGTTTAAAGGTACTAAGGAGAAGAAGTCTTGGAAAAATTTTGGGGATATAGACGACCTAAGAGCGCTACAAGTTTCTTCAAACGTGTATATGTTTAATATAGCATTAAAAATTGCAGGTGTGGATTATGTGAAAAATAGTTCATTAAATATTAAACAGGAGTATTTTGATAAAATGAGGTATTATTTCAGGCAATTTGGATTAGGTGTTCCAACCGGTATCGATTTACCGAATGAAACAGCTGGACAAATTGGTAAAAAAGATAATCAGCCTGGTTTCTTATTAGATTATTCTATTGGACAATATGATACATATACACCACTTCAGCTTGTACAGTATATTTCAACAATCGCAAACGGTGGATATCGTATGAAGCCACAAATTGTTCAAGAAGTAAGAGAGCAAACGTCGCAAAAAGATGAGATTGGTAAAGTTGTGCATGCAGTAGAACCAATCGTTTTAAATAAAATTGATATGAAAGAGGAATATATAAATCAAGTAAAAGAAGGATTTAGAAAGGTATTCCAAGAGGGTGATGGAACAGGAGTAAGGGCGTTCCAAAAAGCATCGTATAAACCAGCAGGTAAAACAGGGACAGCACAGACAGTATACGGTGGAGAAAGTGATATTGGAAGGAATGAAAAGGGAGAGAGAAGAGAATGTTATAATTTAACGTTAGCAGGATATGCGCCATATGATAATCCGGAAGTAGCATTTTCTGTAGTTGTGCCATGGGTTATTAATGATAAATCTGGCATTAACTCTGATATCGGAAAAGAAGTTTTAGATGCTTATTTTGAATTGAAAACCAATCGATTATCTGGGGAAGTGTCAAAAGTAGAAAATTAA
- a CDS encoding ECF-type riboflavin transporter substrate-binding protein: MNKLSTKLVVAIGIGAALYGILGLWGFSIAPNTFIKPALAILTVFGALFGPVAGLLIGLIGHTVTDTIAGWGIWWGWVISSGIIGFAMGLIQKRVGFSVKNGTYNKGDISYLAIAGLLGIVFAIIFAGAFDIIVMGEPFDKIVIQVLGATIADVIVFLVLGLPITIGLAKSNKKHTNLKIEK; this comes from the coding sequence ATGAACAAATTATCAACAAAGTTAGTAGTAGCAATCGGAATTGGAGCAGCATTATACGGCATATTAGGTCTTTGGGGATTTTCTATTGCACCAAATACATTTATTAAACCTGCATTAGCTATTTTAACTGTTTTTGGAGCGCTATTCGGTCCAGTGGCAGGATTGTTAATAGGACTTATCGGTCATACCGTAACGGATACAATCGCTGGTTGGGGTATTTGGTGGGGGTGGGTTATTAGTTCAGGCATTATCGGATTTGCAATGGGACTCATACAAAAAAGAGTTGGCTTTAGTGTAAAAAACGGGACGTATAATAAGGGAGATATTTCTTATTTAGCTATCGCTGGGTTACTTGGTATTGTCTTTGCTATTATATTTGCTGGCGCATTCGATATTATTGTGATGGGAGAACCGTTTGACAAAATTGTTATACAAGTATTAGGAGCAACAATTGCGGATGTTATTGTATTTTTAGTTCTTGGATTGCCGATTACAATAGGTCTAGCTAAGTCTAATAAGAAACATACAAATTTAAAAATTGAAAAGTAG
- a CDS encoding protein kinase domain-containing protein: MKANPVEIQLNQITFQLKEHHNFDWLTKLGTVFAVFDQQDSGNLSFGVEKNGHKKFIKYAGVNTIAYNDKISDAIDSLKNSVSLYEALKHDVLIKLIEHFPVQSGYVLIFDWFDGECLHSHWSFPPPEKYTNPSSPFYKFKHLSVMERIQSLHSIFSFHTFVEKKNYVAIDFYDGSILYNFHTNETKICDIDLYSQKPYVNKMGRLWGSSRFMSPEEFELNAIIDARTNVFNMGAMAFTLLGGGKDRAFTKWEASKDLYEIAYRAVNENRIERYASIEEFYEEWLNVANAEKI, encoded by the coding sequence ATGAAAGCTAATCCAGTTGAAATTCAGTTGAATCAAATAACATTCCAATTAAAAGAACATCATAATTTTGATTGGCTTACGAAATTAGGAACCGTATTTGCGGTTTTTGACCAGCAAGATTCAGGTAATCTATCTTTCGGTGTAGAAAAAAATGGGCATAAAAAATTTATTAAATATGCAGGAGTAAATACAATTGCATATAACGACAAGATCAGTGATGCAATTGATAGTTTAAAAAATTCAGTTTCCCTATACGAGGCATTAAAGCATGATGTGCTTATAAAACTAATTGAACATTTTCCAGTTCAATCTGGATATGTATTAATTTTCGATTGGTTTGATGGTGAATGTCTTCATTCGCATTGGAGTTTCCCGCCTCCTGAAAAATATACTAATCCAAGCTCTCCATTTTATAAATTTAAGCATTTATCAGTTATGGAACGAATTCAATCATTACATTCCATTTTTTCTTTCCATACATTTGTCGAAAAGAAAAACTATGTAGCAATAGATTTTTATGACGGTAGTATTTTATATAATTTTCATACAAATGAGACGAAGATTTGTGATATTGATTTATATTCCCAAAAACCATACGTAAATAAAATGGGAAGATTATGGGGTTCCTCGCGTTTTATGTCTCCTGAAGAATTCGAGCTAAATGCTATAATTGATGCAAGAACAAATGTATTTAATATGGGGGCAATGGCATTTACTCTCTTGGGTGGTGGAAAAGATCGCGCCTTTACAAAATGGGAAGCAAGTAAAGATTTATATGAAATAGCGTATCGTGCTGTAAATGAAAACCGAATTGAACGATATGCATCAATTGAAGAATTTTATGAAGAGTGGCTAAACGTGGCAAATGCTGAAAAGATATAA
- a CDS encoding energy-coupling factor transporter transmembrane component T family protein, translating into MYSTYFHRMDGAVKLLLFIFCMTFTFLFFDFRILFIVFMIGCIGILIAKIPFRKIFIVFSVIFTFSLLNSLMILFITPTHGSELTESYTSFLHIGYATITYETLFYAATLSLKYFTLLPFTLIFIYTTDPSEFVSSLSKFRIHYKITYAINIALRYIPDIQSEYKVIKHAQEARGVAFEKGEASLWIRMKNRVLIFWPLIIHSLERIDTVSNAMDLRGFGKKDKRTWFYTNKVKSGDFIALFVGAFILIVAVYLKLHVFQNFWYPF; encoded by the coding sequence ATGTATAGTACATACTTTCATCGTATGGATGGAGCAGTGAAATTGTTGTTATTTATTTTTTGTATGACGTTTACTTTTTTGTTTTTTGATTTTCGCATATTGTTTATTGTATTTATGATTGGCTGTATCGGAATTTTAATTGCAAAAATTCCATTTCGTAAAATTTTCATTGTTTTTAGTGTTATATTTACATTTAGTTTATTAAATTCTCTCATGATTTTATTTATTACACCAACCCATGGATCTGAATTAACTGAATCATATACTTCTTTTTTACATATCGGATATGCGACAATTACTTATGAAACATTATTTTATGCAGCTACACTTTCATTAAAATATTTTACGTTATTACCATTTACACTTATTTTTATTTATACGACTGATCCAAGTGAATTTGTGAGTAGCTTAAGTAAATTTCGAATTCATTATAAGATAACCTATGCAATAAATATTGCGTTACGTTATATACCTGATATTCAGTCCGAATATAAAGTTATTAAACATGCACAAGAGGCGAGGGGAGTAGCTTTTGAAAAAGGAGAAGCAAGTTTATGGATTCGTATGAAAAACCGTGTCTTAATTTTCTGGCCTTTAATTATTCATTCTTTAGAGAGAATCGATACAGTTTCAAATGCAATGGATTTAAGAGGATTTGGAAAAAAGGATAAACGAACGTGGTTTTATACAAATAAAGTGAAAAGTGGGGATTTCATTGCTTTATTTGTGGGTGCTTTTATATTAATTGTAGCAGTATATTTAAAGTTACATGTATTTCAAAACTTTTGGTATCCATTTTAA
- a CDS encoding YjcZ family sporulation protein encodes MSYGGSCGFGGGFALLVVLFILLIIVGCSCWGGGY; translated from the coding sequence ATGAGTTACGGTGGTTCTTGTGGTTTTGGTGGAGGTTTCGCTTTATTAGTTGTGTTATTTATTTTATTAATTATCGTTGGATGCAGCTGCTGGGGCGGAGGGTACTAA
- a CDS encoding sensor histidine kinase, producing the protein MDFVYINQNVLNNLLYILSSIFIFYFIYDSGRYLKKYKKLLIILCTSVPLILCMRYPIYMDESCIHDLRQIPVIIGTLYGGFPVGITLFAILLITRFSFYGFSMLTILVYGTMFIITAVASTKFNKYNRKIKVAYGMFLTFFLAIFTTVIVLTLSDFEVNNLYIIYFIILPTFLMLFVIYFNEVLKDAVCMRSKLIKMEKMEIVSQLAASISHEVRNPLTVVKGFTQLLKTPNLTPESRDEYIEHILEELHRAQGIIDDYLTFAKPASEKLDHISVEQELNRVLNMILPLCNMNTIHITKDFSKATIVGNKQHFQQCFLNLIKNGIEAMPNGGTLNISSSISNNKVIIRIEDSGIGMSQEQINRFGEPYFSTKTKGTGLGTMVAVKIIETMQGSLKIRSVINKGTTLAITFPKWNTNPSENK; encoded by the coding sequence ATGGACTTTGTTTATATTAATCAAAACGTATTAAATAATCTTCTTTACATTTTAAGTAGTATATTTATTTTTTATTTTATATATGATAGCGGTCGTTATTTGAAGAAATATAAAAAACTACTTATTATACTTTGTACGAGTGTCCCTCTTATTTTATGTATGCGCTATCCTATTTATATGGATGAAAGTTGTATTCATGATTTAAGACAAATACCGGTTATAATAGGTACACTTTATGGTGGCTTCCCTGTCGGTATAACATTGTTTGCTATTTTATTAATTACAAGGTTTTCATTTTATGGATTTAGCATGTTAACAATACTAGTTTATGGCACAATGTTTATCATTACAGCGGTCGCATCCACAAAATTTAATAAGTATAATAGAAAAATTAAAGTAGCTTATGGAATGTTTTTAACATTTTTTCTAGCGATATTTACAACTGTAATTGTATTAACTTTATCAGATTTTGAAGTGAATAATTTATACATTATTTATTTCATCATACTACCAACTTTTTTGATGTTATTTGTCATTTATTTTAATGAAGTTTTAAAAGACGCCGTATGTATGCGATCGAAGTTAATAAAAATGGAAAAAATGGAGATAGTTAGCCAACTCGCTGCTAGTATATCGCACGAGGTAAGAAATCCCTTAACTGTCGTAAAAGGATTTACTCAACTTTTAAAAACACCAAATTTAACTCCAGAATCAAGAGACGAGTATATTGAACATATACTTGAAGAGTTACATCGCGCCCAGGGAATTATTGATGATTATTTAACGTTTGCCAAACCTGCTTCAGAAAAATTAGATCATATTTCAGTAGAACAAGAGTTAAATCGAGTTTTAAATATGATCTTACCATTATGTAATATGAATACAATACATATTACAAAAGATTTCTCTAAGGCAACAATAGTTGGTAATAAACAGCACTTTCAACAATGTTTTTTAAACTTAATAAAAAATGGTATTGAAGCAATGCCTAATGGTGGTACTTTAAATATCTCCTCCTCTATTAGTAATAATAAAGTTATTATACGAATTGAGGATAGCGGAATTGGTATGTCACAAGAGCAAATAAATCGATTTGGCGAACCATATTTTAGTACAAAAACGAAGGGTACAGGTTTAGGTACAATGGTTGCTGTTAAGATCATCGAAACGATGCAAGGTAGTTTAAAAATCCGAAGCGTTATTAATAAAGGTACAACTTTGGCAATTACATTCCCAAAATGGAATACGAACCCATCTGAAAACAAATAA
- a CDS encoding macrolide family glycosyltransferase — MLNILVVNFPAEGHVNPTLSLVKAFTERGDHVHYVTTEHFKGRIEDLGATVYTHSDLLKDISIDTETSDGLNSFFHVHVQTSLFILEITKQLCESINFDFVIYDIFGAGELVKEYLQIPGIVSSPIFLIPTEFLETLPFHPNAKKQFRPDELSKKLLYQMESEFGVKPKNNLQFMHNKGDVTLVYTSRYFQPNSDLFGENNIFIGPSISTRKTNVEFPLESLKDKKVIYISMGTLLEGIEPFFNTCIDTFSDFDGIVVIAIGDRNDRSKIKKAPDNFIIASYVPQSEVLSEADVFITHGGMNSVHDAIYFNVPFVIIPHDKDQPMIAQRLTELEAAHRLLKEYVNVQTLKEAVTDVLSNEKYKHGIRKLKDSFSECGGSKEAIAVIKSLLNK; from the coding sequence GTGCTAAATATTTTAGTGGTTAATTTTCCGGCAGAGGGACATGTAAATCCTACATTAAGTTTAGTCAAAGCCTTTACTGAACGGGGGGATCACGTACATTATGTTACAACAGAACACTTTAAAGGCAGAATTGAAGATTTGGGAGCTACTGTATATACCCATTCAGATTTATTAAAGGATATTTCTATTGATACTGAAACTTCAGATGGACTGAACTCTTTCTTTCATGTACACGTTCAAACTTCTTTATTTATATTAGAAATTACGAAACAATTATGTGAAAGTATAAATTTTGATTTCGTAATTTATGATATATTTGGTGCTGGAGAGTTAGTAAAGGAGTATTTACAAATTCCAGGTATAGTTTCTTCTCCTATATTTTTAATTCCTACTGAATTTTTGGAGACTTTACCTTTTCATCCTAATGCAAAAAAACAATTCCGACCTGATGAACTTTCTAAAAAGTTACTATATCAAATGGAAAGTGAGTTTGGAGTAAAGCCTAAAAATAATCTTCAATTTATGCATAACAAGGGAGATGTTACTCTCGTGTACACAAGTCGTTATTTCCAACCTAATAGCGATTTGTTCGGAGAAAATAACATTTTTATTGGGCCGAGTATTTCAACGCGTAAAACAAATGTTGAATTTCCACTTGAATCGCTTAAAGATAAGAAAGTTATTTATATTTCAATGGGAACACTGCTTGAAGGAATCGAACCATTCTTTAATACTTGCATTGATACTTTCTCGGATTTTGATGGGATAGTTGTAATCGCAATTGGTGATAGAAATGATCGTTCTAAAATTAAGAAAGCGCCAGACAATTTTATAATTGCTTCATACGTACCTCAATCAGAAGTATTAAGTGAAGCAGATGTTTTTATTACACATGGCGGCATGAATAGCGTACACGATGCTATTTATTTTAATGTCCCATTTGTTATAATTCCACATGATAAAGACCAGCCAATGATAGCACAAAGATTAACCGAATTAGAAGCAGCACATAGGTTATTGAAAGAGTATGTTAATGTGCAAACTTTAAAAGAAGCAGTAACAGACGTTCTTTCAAATGAAAAGTATAAGCATGGTATACGAAAACTGAAAGATAGTTTTTCAGAATGTGGTGGTTCAAAAGAAGCGATCGCAGTTATTAAATCTCTTTTAAATAAATAG